The following is a genomic window from Gymnodinialimonas ceratoperidinii.
CCGAACGCGCGGGCGGCTTCCACGTGGAGCCAGGTGGCGTCGGCGGCGGCCCTGTGCAAATCATCGGACCGTGCCGCCAGTCCGGCAATCAAGCCCGCCAGCACGTCCCCTGCCCCGGCCGTCGCCAACCATGGCACGCTGCGCGCGCAATGGGCCGCGTGGATGCTGCTGCGCCCGTCGGGCGAGGCGATGACCGTGTCCGCCCCCTTCAACAGAACCACCGCGCCGGATCGCTGCGCCGCCTCGCGGACCGCGTCGAGCTTGCTGATGTCACCCGCGTCGAGGGCTGCGTTCTCGTCCGGAAACAGGCGTCCGAACTCGCCGCCGTGGGGCGTGAGGATCACCCGCTCAGGTTCGCCCACGGCCGCTATGGCCTCGAACAGTTCGGAGGGATCCTCTTCGAAGCTGGTCAAGGCATCGGCATCGAGCACGACGAAGCGGGGTCCGAGGGCTGCGCGCACCATGGCTCGGGTCTGCTCACCCACGCCCAAGCTAGGCCCTAGGCAGAGGGCTGTGAAACGCGCGTCCTCGAGGATCTCGGACAAGCCGGCCGCGCCCCCGCAGCGACGGGTCATGATCGCCGTCAGCTGCATCGCGTTTTCCGCGAGGGCCGTGGGCGGCGAGGCGACGGTCACCAGCCCGGCCCCGATCCGAAGCGCCGCGCGCGCGGCCAGCCGCGCCGCGCCCGTCTTGCTTGGGCCGCCCGAGACGACAAGCGCATGGCCATTGTCATATTTGTGGCCCGTCTTCTTGCGGAAATTGGGAAGGATGTGCGGCGTCCCCTCGGTGGGAGGCACCATCGGGACCGCGTCGATGAGCCGGGTTGTGTCAGCGCCGAGTTTCCCGCGCCAGTGCGACAGCCCGAGGTCCACGACC
Proteins encoded in this region:
- a CDS encoding NAD(P)H-hydrate dehydratase encodes the protein MTEVVTAAQMRGIESAAIEAGAVTGAALMERAGAGVVAAILRQWPEAQSATILCGPGNNGGDGYVIARLLAERWWDVRVLGMGDAEAMPPDARANRAAWQGEVAPLTRANLEAATDTDIVVDAIFGTGLTRAPAGEVLSVLKALGDCAAPLVAVDAPSGLCLDRGIPLAREGSVPKCDLTVTFEVPKIGHFIADGPACCGALEVVDLGLSHWRGKLGADTTRLIDAVPMVPPTEGTPHILPNFRKKTGHKYDNGHALVVSGGPSKTGAARLAARAALRIGAGLVTVASPPTALAENAMQLTAIMTRRCGGAAGLSEILEDARFTALCLGPSLGVGEQTRAMVRAALGPRFVVLDADALTSFEEDPSELFEAIAAVGEPERVILTPHGGEFGRLFPDENAALDAGDISKLDAVREAAQRSGAVVLLKGADTVIASPDGRSSIHAAHCARSVPWLATAGAGDVLAGLIAGLAARSDDLHRAAADATWLHVEAARAFGPGLIAEDLPEMVPRVLRDMGV